The following are encoded together in the Tripterygium wilfordii isolate XIE 37 chromosome 3, ASM1340144v1, whole genome shotgun sequence genome:
- the LOC119984329 gene encoding phosphatidylinositol 4-kinase gamma 8-like isoform X1 produces MAVTIDQHHGFKPFRLSQRCRLQSFTLLDNKLRELSQTNLAHSLKEAFKVANVHRSFSMPCLSLATRVEEEFDPTPRIEIISGCGIPRVRALVVEVAIALASGMDPLPVSSGLGGAYFLRGRNGDNIALAKPIDEEPLAFNNPKGFGGLMLGQPGLKRSVRVGETGIRELAAYLLDHDGFAGVPTTALVKISHVAFHVRGESVIPAAPYKIASLQCFMDHDFDAGELGPSGFSVASVHRIGIFDVRLLNLDRHAGNMLVKKHDQHENYSVGAAELVPIDHGLCLPEWLDDPYFEWQHWPQASVPFSESELEYISNLDGFKDAELLRKELPSLRESSIRVLVLCTIFLKRAAAAGLCLSDIGEMMTREFCGGEENISVLENLCAEAKAKLGNASIDETNDHDERIEESEEDFEIFQFDNDFEETSKLQNPKVMAKQPKIPRFSSVKSMPGMHDATLSPLYEEVDNDRDIDDNVDLDTKSVKGNGNGDNDKIEALTRSMSFAVQNCNNSETGFVTFGDMSESEWEIFSENFGKLLPEVFEGTKFMGLKQRLGTSCKF; encoded by the coding sequence ATGGCAGTGACGATTGATCAACATCACGGATTCAAGCCTTTTAGATTGTCTCAGAGATGCAGACTCCAATCCTTCACTCTACTCGATAACAAACTTCGCGAACTTAGCCAAACCAATCTTGCACACTCGCTAAAAGAAGCATTTAAAGTTGCAAATGTCCACCGAAGCTTCTCCATGCCATGCCTTTCCCTAGCCACTAGGGTGGAGGAAGAGTTTGACCCCACTCCAAGAATTGAGATTATTTCTGGCTGTGGAATCCCCAGAGTGCGTGCTCTTGTGGTTGAAGTTGCCATAGCTTTGGCCTCAGGTATGGACCCGTTGCCAGTGTCCAGTGGACTAGGTGGTGCCTACTTCTTGCGTGGGAGGAATGGCGATAATATTGCTCTGGCAAAGCCTATTGATGAAGAACCCTTAGCCTTCAATAACCCAAAAGGCTTTGGGGGTCTGATGCTAGGCCAACCTGGCTTAAAACGCTCAGTGCGCGTAGGAGAAACAGGCATCCGAGAACTGGCTGCTTATCTGCTTGACCATGATGGGTTTGCAGGTGTTCCTACAACAGCTCTGGTGAAGATCTCTCATGTTGCATTCCACGTTCGAGGTGAATCAGTTATTCCAGCTGCACCCTATAAGATCGCCTCGCTTCAATGCTTCATGGATCATGATTTTGATGCAGGGGAATTGGGTCCTTCAGGCTTCTCAGTGGCTTCAGTTCATCGGATTGGGATTTTTGATGTAAGACTCCTGAATCTTGATCGTCATGCTGGAAACATGCTTGTCAAAAAACATGACCAGCATGAGAATTATTCTGTTGGGGCTGCTGAGCTTGTTCCTATAGATCATGGACTCTGCCTGCCTGAGTGGCTAGATGATCCTTATTTTGAATGGCAGCACTGGCCACAAGCCTCGGTTCCATTTTCAGAATCCGAATTGGAGTACATATCAAACCTTGATGGTTTCAAAGACGCTGAGCTTTTAAGAAAGGAGCTTCCTTCTTTAAGGGAATCATCCATTCGGGTACTTGTCCTTTGCACCATTTTCTTGAAGCGAGCTGCTGCTGCTGGGCTCTGCCTTTCTGATATAGGTGAAATGATGACTAGGGAGTTTTGTGGTGGAGAAGAAAACATAAGTGTGCTAGAGAATCTGTGCGCAGAAGCTAAAGCAAAACTGGGTAATGCATCCATTGATGAGACAAATGATCATGATGAAAGGATAGAAGAAAGCGAAGAAGATTttgaaatatttcaatttgacAATGATTTTGAAGAGACTTCTAAACTTCAGAACCCTAAAGTGATGGCTAAACAGCCCAAAATTCCACGGTTCTCATCTGTTAAATCAATGCCTGGTATGCATGATGCCACCTTGTCTCCACTATATGAGGAGGTTGACAATGACCGTGACATTGACGATAATGTTGATTTGGATACTAAGAGCGTCAAAGGAAATGGTAACGGTGACAATGACAAAATTGAGGCACTGACTAGGAGCATGAGTTTTGCAGTGCAGAATTGTAACAATAGTGAAACTGGGTTCGTCACTTTTGGAGACATGAGTGAAAGTGAATGGGAAATCTTCTCTGAGAATTTTGGGAAACTTTTGCCAGAGGTTTTCGAGGGCACAAAGTTCATGGGTTTGAAGCAAAGGTTGGGAACTTCTTGCAAGTTCTGA
- the LOC119984329 gene encoding phosphatidylinositol 4-kinase gamma 8-like isoform X2: MAVTIDQHHGFKPFRLSQRCRLQSFTLLDNKLRELSQTNLAHSLKEAFKVANVHRSFSMPCLSLATRVEEEFDPTPRIEIISGCGIPRVRALVVEVAIALASGMDPLPVSSGLGGAYFLRGRNGDNIALAKPIDEEPLAFNNPKGFGGLMLGQPGLKRSVRVGETGIRELAAYLLDHDGFAGVPTTALVKISHVAFHVRGELGPSGFSVASVHRIGIFDVRLLNLDRHAGNMLVKKHDQHENYSVGAAELVPIDHGLCLPEWLDDPYFEWQHWPQASVPFSESELEYISNLDGFKDAELLRKELPSLRESSIRVLVLCTIFLKRAAAAGLCLSDIGEMMTREFCGGEENISVLENLCAEAKAKLGNASIDETNDHDERIEESEEDFEIFQFDNDFEETSKLQNPKVMAKQPKIPRFSSVKSMPGMHDATLSPLYEEVDNDRDIDDNVDLDTKSVKGNGNGDNDKIEALTRSMSFAVQNCNNSETGFVTFGDMSESEWEIFSENFGKLLPEVFEGTKFMGLKQRLGTSCKF; the protein is encoded by the exons ATGGCAGTGACGATTGATCAACATCACGGATTCAAGCCTTTTAGATTGTCTCAGAGATGCAGACTCCAATCCTTCACTCTACTCGATAACAAACTTCGCGAACTTAGCCAAACCAATCTTGCACACTCGCTAAAAGAAGCATTTAAAGTTGCAAATGTCCACCGAAGCTTCTCCATGCCATGCCTTTCCCTAGCCACTAGGGTGGAGGAAGAGTTTGACCCCACTCCAAGAATTGAGATTATTTCTGGCTGTGGAATCCCCAGAGTGCGTGCTCTTGTGGTTGAAGTTGCCATAGCTTTGGCCTCAGGTATGGACCCGTTGCCAGTGTCCAGTGGACTAGGTGGTGCCTACTTCTTGCGTGGGAGGAATGGCGATAATATTGCTCTGGCAAAGCCTATTGATGAAGAACCCTTAGCCTTCAATAACCCAAAAGGCTTTGGGGGTCTGATGCTAGGCCAACCTGGCTTAAAACGCTCAGTGCGCGTAGGAGAAACAGGCATCCGAGAACTGGCTGCTTATCTGCTTGACCATGATGGGTTTGCAGGTGTTCCTACAACAGCTCTGGTGAAGATCTCTCATGTTGCATTCCACGTTCGAG GGGAATTGGGTCCTTCAGGCTTCTCAGTGGCTTCAGTTCATCGGATTGGGATTTTTGATGTAAGACTCCTGAATCTTGATCGTCATGCTGGAAACATGCTTGTCAAAAAACATGACCAGCATGAGAATTATTCTGTTGGGGCTGCTGAGCTTGTTCCTATAGATCATGGACTCTGCCTGCCTGAGTGGCTAGATGATCCTTATTTTGAATGGCAGCACTGGCCACAAGCCTCGGTTCCATTTTCAGAATCCGAATTGGAGTACATATCAAACCTTGATGGTTTCAAAGACGCTGAGCTTTTAAGAAAGGAGCTTCCTTCTTTAAGGGAATCATCCATTCGGGTACTTGTCCTTTGCACCATTTTCTTGAAGCGAGCTGCTGCTGCTGGGCTCTGCCTTTCTGATATAGGTGAAATGATGACTAGGGAGTTTTGTGGTGGAGAAGAAAACATAAGTGTGCTAGAGAATCTGTGCGCAGAAGCTAAAGCAAAACTGGGTAATGCATCCATTGATGAGACAAATGATCATGATGAAAGGATAGAAGAAAGCGAAGAAGATTttgaaatatttcaatttgacAATGATTTTGAAGAGACTTCTAAACTTCAGAACCCTAAAGTGATGGCTAAACAGCCCAAAATTCCACGGTTCTCATCTGTTAAATCAATGCCTGGTATGCATGATGCCACCTTGTCTCCACTATATGAGGAGGTTGACAATGACCGTGACATTGACGATAATGTTGATTTGGATACTAAGAGCGTCAAAGGAAATGGTAACGGTGACAATGACAAAATTGAGGCACTGACTAGGAGCATGAGTTTTGCAGTGCAGAATTGTAACAATAGTGAAACTGGGTTCGTCACTTTTGGAGACATGAGTGAAAGTGAATGGGAAATCTTCTCTGAGAATTTTGGGAAACTTTTGCCAGAGGTTTTCGAGGGCACAAAGTTCATGGGTTTGAAGCAAAGGTTGGGAACTTCTTGCAAGTTCTGA
- the LOC119995125 gene encoding 4-alpha-glucanotransferase DPE2, translating to MANLGLFSGTKSVKSVNVSFRLPYYTQWGQSLIVCGSEPVLGSWNVKKGLLLSPVHVGEELVWCGRIALPNGFSCEYTYYVVDDGKNLLRWEMGKKHKLLLPESVQGGELVELHDLWQTGADDLPFRSAFKNVVFQASWSLKVERPLGVLQNKLDQEDSALVHFKICCPNIEEETSVYVIGSTAKLGQWKVQDGLRLSYAGDSIWQADCLIPKGDFPMKYKYCKYSKAGNFALETGSNRDLSIDFSNGQPNYIFLSDGMLREMPWRGAGVAIPMFSLRSETDLGVGEFLDLKLLVDWSVESGFHLVQLLPINDTSVNGMWWDSYPYSSLSVFALHPLYLRVQALSENFPEDIKIEIHEAKERLDGKDVDYEATLATKLSIAKKVFAFEKDLILNSSSFQKYFSENEEWLKPYAAFCFLRDFFETSDHSQWGRFSNYSKVKLEKLVSKDSLHYDIICFHYYIQFHLHLQLSEAAEYARKKGVILKGDLPIGVDRNSVDTWVYPNLFRMNTSTGAPPDYFDKNGQNWGFPTYNWEEMSKDNYAWWRGRLTQMAKYFTAYRIDHILGFFRIWELPDHAMTGLIGKFRPSIPLSQEELEREGIWDFNRLSCPYIRKEFLQEKFGASWTLIASNFLNEYQKDRYEFKEDCNTERKIASKLNSFAERSLLFEKEEKIRSDLFDLLKNIVLIRNSEDARKFYPRFNLEDTSSFKDLDDHSKNVLKRLYYDYYFQRQEDLWRKNALETLPVLLNSSDMLACGEDLGLIPACVHPVMQELGLIGLRIQRMPSEPGLEFGIPSQYSYMTVCAPSCHDCSTLRAWWEEDEERRRRFFKAVVGSDALPPGQCVPEIAYYIIRQHFEAPSMWAIFPLQDMLALKEEYTTRPAAEETINDPTNPKHYWRYRVHVTLESLMKDKELKTTIKDLVCGSGRSYPPLAEAVKQANEATSAITLEKQKVASGLDKISIAPQLNGAQRKETLAV from the exons ATGGCTAATTTGGGATTGTTTTCTGGGACTAAGTCCGTCAAATCGGTTAATGTGAGCTTTAGATTGCCATATTACACTCAGTGGGGGCAAAGCCTGATCGTATGTGGCTCTGAACCGGTTCTCGGATCATGGAATGTGAAGAAGGGTTTGTTGTTGAGTCCTGTTCATGTAGGTGAAGAGCTTGTCTGGTGCGGCAGGATTGCTCTACCAAACGGCTTCAGTTGTGAGTACACCTATTATGTGGTGGACGATGGAAAAAATCTTCTGAGATGGGAGATGGGAAAGAAACACAAACTGTTACTGCCCGAGAGTGTTCAAGGAGGAGAGCTTGTGGAGCTTCATGATCTTTGGCAG ACTGGTGCCGATGATCTCCCTTTCAGAAGTGCCTTCAAAAATGTTGTCTTTCAAGCTAGTTGGAGTTTGAAGGTAGAGAGACCTCTAGGAGTTCTTCAGAATAAGTTGGACCAGGAAG ATTCAGCACTTGTTCATTTCAAAATTTGCTGTCCAAATATTGAAGAAGAGACGTCA GTTTATGTGATTGGTAGCACTGCAAAGTTAGGGCAGTGGAAGGTTCAAGATGGACTTAGACTTAGCTATGCTGGGGATTCAATTTGGCAAGCAGATTGTTTGATACCAAAGGGTGATTTTCCCATGAA ATATAAGTACTGTAAGTACAGCAAGGCTGGGAACTTTGCTTTGGAAACGGGTTCCAATCGGGATTTGTCTATTGACTTCTCGAATGGACAACCAAATTACATATTCCTTTCCGACGGCATGCTGCGA GAAATGCCTTGGCGAGGTGCTGGTGTTGCCATTCCCATGTTTTCCTTAAGGTCAGAAACTGACCTAGGAGTTGGGGAATTTCTTGATCTAAAACTACTTGTTGATTGGTCTGTGGAGTCTGGGTTCCATTTAGTTCAGCTTCTACCAATAAATGATACATCTGTGAATGGAATGTGGTGGGATTCCTATCCCTACAG CTCACTTTCTGTATTTGCATTGCATCCATTATACCTCCGCGTACAGGCACTTTCAGAAAATTTTCCCGAGGATATCAAG ATAGAGATTCATGAGGCTAAAGAGCGACTGGATGGAAAG GATGTTGATTACGAGGCTACTTTGGCTACTAAACTTTCAATTGCCAAGAAAGTTTTTGCCTTTGAAAAGGATCTAATACTGAACTCTAGTTCCTTTCAGAAATATTTTTCTGAGAATGAG GAATGGCTAAAACCGTATGCGGCATTTTGTTTTCTGAGGGACTTCTTTGAGACATCAGATCATAGCCAATGGGGTCGCTTTTCTAACTATTCAAAAGTAAAG CTTGAGAAACTTGTCTCAAAAGACAGCCTGCACTACGACATTATATGCTTCCATTATTATATTCAGTTCCATTTACATTTACAA TTATCAGAAGCTGCAGAATATGCTAGGAAGAAAGGAGTGATATTGAAAGGAGATCTACCGATTGGTGTTGATAGAAATAGTGTGGATACCTGGGTCTATCCAAATTTGTTTCGAATGAATACTTCTACTGGAGCACCCCCagattattttgataaaaatggtCAGAATTGGGGCTTTCCAACTTATAACTGGGAGGAAATGTCAAAGGACAACTATGCTTGGTGGCGTGGTCGTCTAACACAG ATGGCAAAATACTTTACGGCTTACAGGATTGATCATATATTGGGTTTCTTTAGAATCTGGGAGCTTCCTGATCATGCTATGACTGGTTTAATTGGGAAATTCCGACCATCTATACCTCTTAGTCAG GAAGAACTTGAACGTGAGGGAATATGGGACTTTAATCGCTTGAGCTGCCCCTACATCCGGAAGGAGTTTTTACAG GAAAAATTTGGTGCTTCGTGGACTTTGATTGCGTCAAATTTTCTTAATGAATATCAGAAGGATCGGTATGAG TTCAAGGAAGACTGCAACACAGAGAGAAAAATTGCTTCCAAGCTGAATTCATTTGCAGAAAGATCTTTGTTGTttgagaaggaagaaaagatacGGAGTGATCTTTTTGATCTTCTAAAG AATATAGTACTCATCAGAAATTCGGAGGATGCAAGGAAATTCTACCCTCGTTTCAATCTTGAAGATACTTCAAGTTTTAAGGATTTGGATGATCACAG CAAAAATGTTCTGAAAAGATTATATTATGACTACTATTTCCAACGGCAAGAAGATCTGTGGCGGAAAAATGCTTTAGAAACACTACCAGTTCTCCTGAATTCATCTGACATGTTAGCATGTGGGGAAGATCTGGGCCTTATCCCTGCTTGTGTTCATCCT GTTATGCAAGAATTAGGATTAATAGGTTTGCGCATTCAGCGTATGCCCAGTGAACCTGGTCTGGAGTTTGGTATTCCATCCCAATACAGCTATATGACG GTGTGTGCACCATCATGCCACGACTGTTCCACGCTGCGCGCTTGGTGggaggaagatgaagaaagaAGACGTCGATTTTTTAAAGCTGTGGTTGGATCTGATGCATTGCCACCTGGTCAATGTGTTCCAGAGATCGCGTACTATATCATAAGGCAGCATTTTGAGGCTCCCTCAATGTGGGCAATTTTCCCTCTTCAG GATATGCTGGCACTGAAAGAAGAGTACACAACACGCCCTGCTGCGGAGGAGACAATCAATGACCCCACAAATCCAAAGCACTATTGGAGATACC GTGTACATGTGACTTTGGAGTCTTTGATGAAGGATAAAGAGCTCAAAACGACCATTAAAGATCTCGTCTGTGGGAGTGGGAGATCATATCCTCCTTTGGCAGAAGCTGTTAAGCAAGCAAATGAAGCAACATCAGCCATAACTCTAGAGAAGCAGAAGGTTGCCAGTGGCCTGGACAAGATCTCAATTGCACCACAGCTAAATGGAGCTCAACGAAAGGAGACTCTTGCTGTCTAG